The nucleotide sequence gtagtagtagcagcattTCACTGACATGTAGAGTATGAGTGTATGACAAACAATGAAATGCAATGCAATGCGCAGTTGAGCGGGCCGACGTGGACGGTGCAGCTGGGGCGGCGGGACACGCGCACGGCGAGCCAGTCGGCGGCGAACAGCAACCTGCCGTCGCCGTCCTCCAGCGCGGCGACGCTGGTGTCGGCGTTCGCGTCCAAGGGGCTGGACTCGCGGGACCTGGTGGCGCTGTCGGGCGCGCACACGATCGGGGCGGCGCGGTGCGCGAGCTTCCGCTCCCGCATCTACAACGACACCAACATCAACGCCGGGTTCGCGGCGAAGCGGAAGCAGATCTGCGGGCCGCAGGCGGGGGGCACCGACGGCAACCTGGCGCCCATGGACGCCATGAGCTCCGTCAAGTTCGACAACGGATACTTCCGCAACCTCGTGTCCCAGTTCGGCCTGCTCCACTCCGACCAGGAGCTCTTCGGCGCCGGCGTCGTGGACTCCATCACGGCGCGGTACGCGCGCAACGGCGCCGCGTTCTCGACGGACTTCGTCACGGCCGTCGTCAAGATGGGTAACATTAGCCCGCTCACCGGCTCCAGCGGCGAGATCCGCGCCAACTGCCGGAAGCCCAACTAGACATCAGTGGCAGACTAGCAGTGCTGCTGCTGGGCACTGTCAAGATTCGTGCGGCCGGACAGGCACACACGGACGGTCTGGATCCGGCGACATGGCCAGCTAAGAGGAGTGTGGCTTTTTGCGTGGAAAGTGTGGAGTGCGTTGGAAGGGAGCGGCGGAGACGATGATGATTTGAGGGATTTGCTGGGTGGAGCGCCGCTGTCAGGACTCAGGAGAGACGGGTGGGTGGGCCCAGCGTGCCGTGACACATCGATCACTGCATGGCCATTGCTGCTTTtcattaattttttatttattttatttggcCGCAttattcttccttttcttttcttttgtaccACGATTTTAGCCTGTAAGTTTGTACGTACATTGGGCGATTCATGATTATTTTCCAGGGAGGGCACGAATAAGAGCAGACGACATGTGTTTTCTTTTGTTCCTCCCACAAGCAATTTACAAACGGAAATGTTAAACACCAACCGGGTGTTTTATCCATCTCCAACACTCGACTCGCTCTCCTCGACACGCTCAGCGTTCTTCACCACGTGGCTCCTCCCTTTCTCCCCTCCACGCGGGCGCGGGAGGGgggggttcctcctcctcctcctggactTGTGCCCACCTGAGACTAAGATGACGACAacggtggctagggtttcggTGAGCCTCTTCCCTCTTTCTTCTTCAACTCCGGTGGCTATAGAAGGGACTGGTCGGACCATATTGCGCCtgcggcggcggagctccggtgagacCCTACCGCGCCGCGGCGGGGGCTTGGAGGAAGATAAACAGTGGGCGtcaggaggagaaagaagaagtgTGAGGGGTTAGATGAGGAGATCGATGGTCTAAAAATTGAGTGCTGAGAGAGGAAGAAACACCCGTTTACTAGATAGCCATCTCCTTTACAAATGCAATGTGCACACAATGGTACTACGATCCCGACGTTGCCTGCTAATACAGCAAATGCTTAACTCTGGTCAGAATAACATCGTTTTCCGACTGAACAGCAAATGCTTTAACTTGTTTTCATGCATGGTCAAAACCGGGTGTTGTACGTCAATCGGGCTATATAGCACAATAGTTGGACATCGATCATGCGCACAATAATCAACAGAATTAGGCAGGTGCAACCGTGCAAGTACGTAtgtgctagctagctagtaggAGTAGTAACACCATGCACCATAATGGCAGCTGCTAGCTTCCTGCATTCCACGGGCAGGGTGTGTTAATGTGACATATATATCTCTCGGTCATCGAACGAAATGTGCTATCCGTACCATGTCACACGCACCGACGACGTACACGGCCGGTCATCGCAATCAGAGAAGCGGCAAAATGTGATTAGCAGAGGATTCTCGTTGCGGCGATGTGATTTGCGTGGCTGTCCTTCTGTAGCAGTTGGTTGCCGGACATCTATCATCACATATTCGCATGGTCAGACAGATCGAGGTGATTGTGTCCACTGTTTTGCTCAACGGAAGCTTTGGCTTGGTTTTCAGATGGAAAAGTCCTTTGGATCCCCCTCCCTTGTATATAAAACCAAACTTTTATCATCTCAACTTTTAAACCGTTTATTTTTGCACCCTGAGTGGATTTAATGATTGTTTTGTTTGACATGGTGTCATGTTAGCCGTTCTACATGGCACCACTTCTGCTGCAATGGGTGTAAATCTGACTAACTTGAAAGTTCAGAAGCTAAATCAGActacaaatattaaaaaaatatccaaaagctcatcaaaagtttttttttttacaaaaaaattatcaaaataCTTTTTACATGGAAAATAATCCAAATAAAAACCCTAAAATCTAATGTAATTCTAGAAAATTCATAGAAATTTTGTTTTAGCTCGAAAATTTATGAAACTAGTTTCAGTTTTTTCTTCCTAAAAATATTTTCTATCTTATGGTGCCTAGCTTGAAATTATTTTAATCTTGATGGactcattttgatatttattcGCTAGTAGAAGCTCTCATTATTTATTATAATTAGTTGATATTAATCGCTCGAACTATGTAGAAGCATCGGTAGAGCATCTTTAAGACCAtagtggccccgttcggcttaccttataatccacactattcagtttattttttcagtcggaatagtatttttctctaacaacaattcagccagaacagtattttccaaccaattcagccaagtttcaggaAACCGAACGGGGCCCGTGGCTCCAGGTCCCCTCCCTTATAAATTTTAACGTAATGTGTTAGCCTGCGTAGCTGCATGCACTTGTGGTACATATATgcatggatgcaccctacatttaaTATATTAATTAAGTTTTAATACAATGAATTATGGAGCATATTATAGTAGGAAAATCAATATGGTAGCACATAAGACATGATGTCTGTGCAGATAGGATGAAGCGACACGAACATGAATGAATGACATGAGACATGATGTTTGTGCAGATAGGATCAAACAACACGAACAAGAATGAATGACACTTATGTTCATACTAAACAATATTAAGTATGATGTGGTTACATGACACTAATGTTGTCACCAGAGTCATTCCGCTGTCAACATAAATAGATAATGAGAGTATGTATTAGCAAATAAACATCAAAAGGAGTCCATATAAGATTCAATTAATTCCCATTTAGGCACCATAAGacagaatgattttagaaaaaaaatgaatttcGTAAATTTGAGCTAAAtaaattttctatgattttttaaGATTAAGTCAGATTTAACATTTTTAAATTGTATATTTTTTAAAATGCATTtgcacaatttttttaaaaaaaaatgttttTATAGTATGATTTATCCCCTGAACCGTTAGATTTATGCATCTTGACCCTATTGTAGGACTGCTGACGTGATGTCATGTCAGCAAAACTGTTCTGTCATCAAAATTACTCAAGATGCAAAAACAAACAGTTTTAAAGTTGAGAGGTTTAAAAACGGTTCGGACGATCAGGAAAGCTGAATATGTTTGACTTGTTAATTGATTTGATTCGATTCCATGCGACGAATGAAGCATGACATGAAAAGTATAATGGCAGTATAACTAGAAATAGGTCGATGCCACCAATGAATTGATACTGTTCTTTTCCCGACAACCACAAGGAGTTGTAGAGTTTCCATTCCTTCAAAGATTTGGAACTTCGAAAGCGACGTATGTACATTCTCTTGGAGATATAACTAGGCATTTTCTTATTTACTTCGCTTGAGTATTTTCAGTGATCAGTGGCAACTTGGACCTCATACCTTTCAAACGGTACGTGATCTGTTTCACTATCTCTACTTTGTATGGCACATATGGCCATAGTTCAAACCTTATCTATTCGATTATTACAGTGGAATCCGATTACAAAGCACAAATCAGGAGCTAGCCGAGCCCTGATTAGTAGTACAATAACGTAAATAAGCACGCCAACGGCGCAGACCGGGTACCATGGAAGCAGAAGCGAATCTCCCTTCCCAAATAGACAAGTCGTAATAGACCCTGGAGAGCACATTACGTGACCTGTGCTGCTTGCTTCTGAAGACGGATCCGTTTCTTGCATCCCACAGCCGCCAAAGGATCGAAGGTCACCAGGTCTTGAtcagggggtggggtggggtgggggtgggggggggggggggggggggggggggggggggtgaccaGACGTCGGTGTCTGCAGCTACTGACAGTGAAGACAAACTAGTGGAGCTCCATACGTCTTTACTTAGTGGGCAGCTTATCTAACGTTCATGAAATTCTCGTGAAACTTTCATTGGGATTGGTCTACAAAATTTGGACTAGGGAAATGTATTACAAATTTCAAGGGCTTGATGACACAAACTCCAATCTTCATGATCTTATCCTCCCTTGTTCAGCAACTAGTAATAACAAATTAAACATTTGGAAAAAGATTCCTTATCCACGAGACGTGATAAGATTACCCTTGTTCATCAACTAGTAATTACAAATTAAACATTTGGAAAGGCTCGCTTGGAAAAGTCACTTCAAGTGATATCGCCTGTTGTCCATTAACCAAGACCAACCCGTCCAAATGGCCAAATCGTCGTGTTCGTGGCTTTGCTGGACAGGACAGCAGTGTGCTGTATGCAGTGCGGCGTCCGTGAGCGGACCACTAACTAGCACACATCCCGTGACAGAATAGAAGGATCCGACAGAGGAGATTAGCAGGAAAGACGAGCATTCCGGCGAGACGCGCACGTCATGCGTGATTTGGTTTCTTAATGCTTCTAAAAACCTTGGTGTGCATTTGTACTGTGTGGCTAGCTCTGCTGTATGCCCGTATCTGTAGATATTCTCGAATTGGTGCCGGCGCATGGCCAAGCCGGTTCGTGTGCCAACTAGCTTTGACGGGAATGATCAGTTTGCATGGCGATCAAATAAGTGTCTTTGTTATTTGATTCCAAAGAAAAACCGTGAGAGTAATTGCGATCCAAACACAGTAACATGTAAATCAACGATAACAAAATACCGAGTTAAAACAGGTTTATCTAAAATTGACGGTAAAACCTATTTTCCTAGAAATTGAATTATAATTATGAGAAATTGAAGCTGGCATTGTGTTGTTTCGTCTCCAATGCTTCTCATCCATCAAGGCTTACAACTCAGATTTTGTTTACTCGAAATGTCTTCCTGACATGTTTGTGGCATAACGTTGCCACCTATGCTTTGTAACTAACGCTAGAAGAAACCATGCTTGATGATTCCACGACCTTTAATCAGGATTGTTTCTGCTTTGTGCTGCTATTAATGCTTTCGGGCTACTATTTGAAATGATCCTGATtttcacgaagggaaatccacagattcgAAGTATAACATGATAGTCCCAGGCGATCATCCCATCATATTATCAAATAACAGTCGATATCACAATCATACATCGAATACCTGTCTTAAAGAGActacaaatagcaaggtttactcattattacatcgccacttggcGGAATCACTCAGAGCATGTAGCAACTAGAACAGTATCAAGTAGAACAGCAGCGGACATCGACTCCATCTTcatgaaccaaacttgagcacaggaacaagacctctaatcctccaaACCGTCTCCCTGGAAGTCATACTCAGACTCAGAACCTGCCAAACagttatcagtacgatttgtactggccactggctcccaccctatgctctgtgtttgctttgtggtagtggaatgtaagggtagagcaaaagacctatttgtgactgtagtttcctatgcgagtatgtcaagttttaataataattcatcaagttttaactcaTCTCATCTCCAcgttctcccatcccatcacacatatctcaccactctcacactctctaggcgacaaggatGACTCCCTCTCGTGCCTTGCCTCATCGGCCAAAGCTAGAATCCAACACAAGAACCTAGGGGGAGAGAAGAAatgactccactcactaatcaagagAAGCGTAGATCATAAGAATGTCTATATCCGAGGacgcggctatacgtatagatcgatcaactctgcagagcgtgtacacctagaaccacaagatcaccatcatcggcggtgcTCCGCCTAGGCTGATATCGGGCTACCTTCCAACCGAtgtgatgccaccctaccactcagccttgagccaccccggagtccaccgaaatgctgagactgtgagacgtaCTACCGGGCCCCAGAGGTCACTatgctgtcttaggagggtgtgggccacacacccatacctccctacactatccactcccaacctagtagtagtggcaccgtcCTAGTTGGTCAGCATCCGTCTCCCACCCATTCAGGAACGAACGGCGTgcacgtagggtcctatgatccggttctctcgacataccagtccttaggggaaccagacaggatatcttctcaaggGGGATAACCAACATCCCGTGCCTCGATGACACCTCCATCTCGAGGCTTCATACCACGAAGACACTCCACCTCGGGacctcctcatctcacatgcacccgccacAGGTACCTCTCGTGGGGGATGCCCAGGTAATACCCCCCCCCCGACAAGACTCGTCCCATAACTCATCGTAAGATCCTGTCCGatccagtgttttcctaaacgctaaacgctaaacagtcggtcacctaccgtttagccattattcgggcaaaacgtcccattaaacgggctaaatggccaattaaacggggtaaacgggtgattaaacggaaacggcgcatcACCGTGTAGCATTTACACGgcgtttaaatgggctaaacggccgtttaggcgaacagtggtccgatcgactcaaccctcaccacacacccaagacgcaaGCCAAGATCTCCCTAGTTGTTACCACATTATCGGCACtaagtgccttaaccactcacaaacaatcctccacctagcatcacatcacagatataatgcgtagtagaagcAGCAGCAAGTAAGTAAGTGAGCGTCTAGCCTAATAGCGGGTGTGTAGGGGTATAGGTTGCGAtaaggtaatggctcacaagcaaaactaccatgcaacctatcacagatcatttgcataaaagtaaagcactagcagtagagctcatttttaggaAAATTTGGATTCtactttcatatttttctaaagtcATATGAATTTCCTAAGTTTAAATCatattttgaaaaagaaaaaaagaaaggaaaaaaccAGAGGCTAACATGTGGCACATTCTGATTGGACGCGGGGAATacggtcactaacatgtggggcctggtCAACGGTCAGCGTTGCGGGCTTGGACGTGGCTTAGTGGGCCAGATATCAGGCCGAGTTGGGCTGATCTAGGCCAGGCCAGGCCCGGACATGTGTCAGGCGTGGGGCTTGGCCACGTGGCCTGGCTGGGCTCCTAACAGGCTCGAGTCCATAGGCGTGGCTCATGGTGAACTCAGGCGCATAGGTTCATGGACCGTgtccactccctctctctctttggcCTACGGTGCACCGGGTGCACAAGGGTCTAGGCGGGGGCACGGCAGCGCTCTCGCCGATGGTGAGCTCGCGCGCCTACGCGTAGCGATGGCTCGGCGGGGCTACAAAAAGGGTCTATGGAATCACGGGAACACGGTGAGGCTAAAGGCGGTGTCTTGGGGCTCTAAGCGGCTGGCGTAGGCTCCACGACGGGTGGCGGTGGCATGGGGTCGGTGGCGGAGGCGCTCGAAGCCTCGGCAGGGCTCCGGCGGGGGTCCTTCCGCTTCCTAGTGCTCTAGTGAGCACTACTATGGTGCTAGGTGAAGCTCTAAGGGCTCTAGTGAGGTTGGCCATGGTGGTAGCGGCTCAGCGGCAGCAGCGGGCTACGGCGAGGTGGCTAGGGCCACGATTGGAGCCAAAGGTGGCTCTATTCCCACAATTAGGGTCATTGGGCGGCTGATCGGCCTACCAGCGATGACCCAAAGGCGTGGCAGAGCACATACCATGGAGAGGTGCACGGTGGAGCTCTGGCGAGGGTGCGGCTATGGTGAAACAAGGCAAAATGGAGGCCTTTCGCTCAACTAGCCTTTGGGATCTCGTCAAGCGAGGTGGCCCGAGTTGGCCGGATCATCCCCGGTACGGCGGCGGCATGGGCGTGCAGTGGTCCAGCAAGGTGGACGTGACCAGCGGCCCTTGgggcttctcttcttcttccttctaatGCATGACGCATCCCTCGGCGAGGTGAAGCTTACTGAGGTGCTCATTCTACCTCTACCGGCCTGAGGTGGCCGAAACACAGCTGTGCCATGGCAGGGTCTGGCCAGGGTGAGCACGGTGAGTGTGACATGGTGGCGGTGGTGTTCCCAAGCCCCTATGGCTTGGTAAGGCTAAGCCTTGGCTCGTGtgcatgtgtgcgtgtgtgcagtGCACCACAATGGTGAAAAGGCCGACCCTTGGTCCTCCCAAGGGGGAGAACACAGTGACGCGGCCTTGGCATGTCCATGGTGGTGAGCATGGGAGAGCGGCGTCAGGGCTCACCATGGTGGCGGGGTAGGTAGGATGGTGGTGTAGTGGCAAGTTGAGGCCATGGCGAGAGGTAGCAGTGCAGTGCCAAACCGCTGCAGCGAGGAAGATGATCGGAGCACCGTCTTCTTCTTCGATGAGCTTAGGCGACTCCGGTGGGCTTGGCTCCTTCCCAccctccttctccttcctccttctcctcccctagGGTGTTGTGGTGGCTCATGGGTTGCCACAGAGTGGCGGCGGGGTGTAGGAAGGACGCTAGGGCACCGGCTTGGGTTTTTTATAGCCCGCGCTCGGCCATGGTGAGTGACGGACCATGGATGGAGGGGATGGGGGTACGTGGAGGGTAGATGCGGCCTCTAGGCTAGGGTTCAGTGTGTGGCGTAGGATCGCGGCCGGTTTTGCGCTCTCAAATCCGGACGCTGGCGGTCAAAAAGGTGGTTGCTGTGGCGATAGCTGTCAGAGCCACGACGTGCAACGATCTCAATTttctcgaagggaaatccatagattccaagtataacatgatagtcctaggtgatcATCCCATCATATTATCAAATATCAGTcgatatcatagtcatacatc is from Miscanthus floridulus cultivar M001 chromosome 7, ASM1932011v1, whole genome shotgun sequence and encodes:
- the LOC136463151 gene encoding peroxidase P7-like translates to MAPAALLLTRVAASTVAVACVLSLGAMAQLSPTFYDASCPNLQTIVRSGMAAAVQQEPRMGASILRLFFHDCFVQGCDASVLLDDSATLTGEKNAGPNANSLRGFEVIDAIKAQVEAACPGTVSCADIVALAARDGVNLLSGPTWTVQLGRRDTRTASQSAANSNLPSPSSSAATLVSAFASKGLDSRDLVALSGAHTIGAARCASFRSRIYNDTNINAGFAAKRKQICGPQAGGTDGNLAPMDAMSSVKFDNGYFRNLVSQFGLLHSDQELFGAGVVDSITARYARNGAAFSTDFVTAVVKMGNISPLTGSSGEIRANCRKPN